Proteins encoded by one window of Rariglobus hedericola:
- a CDS encoding c-type cytochrome: MSADKNKNFSADQNGASDESIQKVHSKLVSEKPEPKEGYKAMPLFLLGLVSAMIFVTSIYVVQHRGGFSPMVYDERFDPKTAAAGAGKKELTPEQIIAAGKKAYLSGGACVTCHQTNGQGVAGTYPPLAGSEWVQGNEERVIRIVLHGLNGPLTVHGHTYNSAMPAFGKVVGGGFNWNEEKVAQVLTYVRQEWGNTSAPITKEKVAEVLAAEKARAKPWTQGELETFK; the protein is encoded by the coding sequence ATGAGCGCCGATAAGAATAAAAATTTCTCCGCCGACCAGAACGGCGCATCCGACGAAAGCATCCAGAAGGTTCACTCCAAGCTGGTCAGCGAAAAGCCCGAGCCGAAAGAAGGCTACAAGGCGATGCCGCTGTTCCTGCTCGGGCTGGTCTCCGCGATGATCTTCGTCACGAGCATCTACGTGGTGCAGCACCGCGGCGGCTTCAGCCCGATGGTTTACGACGAACGCTTCGATCCCAAGACCGCCGCCGCCGGAGCGGGCAAAAAAGAACTCACGCCCGAGCAGATCATTGCTGCGGGTAAGAAGGCCTACCTGTCGGGCGGCGCCTGCGTCACTTGTCACCAGACCAACGGTCAGGGCGTCGCCGGCACCTATCCTCCGCTGGCCGGTTCCGAGTGGGTCCAGGGCAACGAAGAACGCGTCATTCGCATCGTGCTGCACGGCCTCAACGGCCCGCTCACGGTTCACGGACACACCTATAACAGCGCGATGCCAGCCTTCGGCAAAGTCGTTGGCGGTGGTTTCAACTGGAACGAAGAAAAGGTCGCCCAAGTGCTGACCTACGTCCGCCAAGAGTGGGGTAATACTTCTGCCCCGATCACCAAGGAAAAGGTGGCCGAGGTTCTCGCCGCCGAAAAAGCCCGCGCCAAACCCTGGACGCAGGGCGAGCTTGAAACCTTCAAGTAA
- a CDS encoding TAT-variant-translocated molybdopterin oxidoreductase: MKRKFDHPAPSERELTGPKYWRSLDELAETPGFKAQAEREFPADASNLNGVDRRQFFKLMAASFALGGVGLAAGCRRPEKHILPYGKSVEEVIPGLPLYFASSMPTRKGAVPILAETHQGRPTKIEGNPTYAAFGGATNAFVQASVLDLYDPDRSTVSTVKGAGVSQAAVQDLLAKIGTNAAADAGASLAFLAGQSGSPTRAALVAGLRKKFPKAIWAEYEAAQDEVSASAAQAAFGQSVKPIYQLAKAKRIVSIDADFFHAESNSLYYTREFTKGRKVVKKDDAMNRLYSIESGFSLVGSMADHRLRLASSHMLAFAAALAGKVSGDSTFDALSQGLNFKDQDKWLDACAADLRAHKGESVIIAGSHLPPQVHAIAYALNVVLGNVGKTVDFVAIPAGNTATISTLASAMKAGSVKTLVILGGNPVYDAPADLGFAELIKSVPDVVRYGYYVDETSVVSGTHIHAAHYLESWGDARTADGTIVPVQPMIQPLFNGLTEIEVLARISGESVTDPYTQVYNTITTLIGGGNADHVFRQFLHDGVLQGTAYKKSIVRFNAGGLAPIFALAPKFTELSAENLEVRFTFDAKVDDGRFANNGWLQECPDPITKISWDNAILISPRLGKHLKIDPEGSVLQVARKENAHFKQGKEQAFIGEVTLNGVTVRGPLHIQPGLSNFTIVLPLGYGRTVSGRVGKGVGHNFYPLRTTSGMAFATGATLKVTSEVYALANTQEHWSMEGREIVREENFKEDGTTDLGFVNKFGTESHAPSNLGEEDSIQALAALSPEDRAKRKAIIAVETPRGQSLYDHPDFKGTHQWGMSIDLNTCIGCNACIIACQAENNIPIVGKDQVLRGREMHWIRLDRYYSDGNIEGAAFGGEGNKVIPEDPQVSLQPVACQHCELAPCEIVCPVNATVHDDDGLNTMAYNRCIGTRYCANNCPYKVRRFNFFDWNKRSIDELYMGPLGQSGMPELVKMVKNPDVTVRMRGVMEKCTYCVQRIQQAKIKQKVKAGASSDVEIPDGTIKTACQQVCPVDGVSFGNIKDPTSAVSKAKAQEQDYALLGYLNVRPRTTYLGKLRNPNPAMPDYAALPLSRTEYEKKNNPHFGHEPAHGGESGHGEHAPEGEKKEGHSSFFKGNKLFGGLS; the protein is encoded by the coding sequence ATGAAACGCAAATTTGACCATCCCGCCCCGTCCGAACGCGAGCTGACCGGCCCGAAATACTGGCGCAGCCTCGACGAACTCGCCGAGACTCCCGGCTTCAAGGCCCAGGCCGAACGCGAATTCCCCGCGGACGCCTCGAACTTGAACGGCGTTGACCGCCGCCAGTTCTTCAAGCTCATGGCCGCTTCCTTCGCCCTTGGTGGCGTGGGCCTCGCCGCCGGCTGCCGCCGCCCCGAGAAGCATATCCTCCCTTACGGCAAGTCCGTCGAGGAAGTGATCCCGGGTCTGCCGCTCTACTTTGCCTCGTCGATGCCGACGCGCAAGGGAGCCGTCCCGATCCTGGCCGAGACCCATCAGGGCCGTCCGACCAAGATCGAGGGTAATCCGACCTACGCCGCCTTCGGTGGCGCCACCAACGCGTTCGTGCAGGCCTCGGTGCTCGACCTCTATGATCCGGATCGCTCCACGGTTTCGACCGTGAAGGGTGCGGGCGTCAGCCAGGCCGCTGTGCAGGATCTTCTCGCGAAGATCGGCACCAACGCTGCAGCCGATGCCGGTGCGAGCCTTGCTTTCCTGGCCGGTCAGTCCGGTTCGCCGACGCGCGCCGCTCTGGTCGCCGGTCTGCGCAAGAAGTTTCCCAAGGCCATCTGGGCCGAATACGAAGCCGCTCAGGATGAGGTTTCCGCTTCCGCCGCCCAGGCCGCCTTCGGCCAGAGCGTCAAGCCGATCTACCAGCTCGCCAAGGCCAAGCGCATCGTTTCGATCGACGCTGATTTCTTCCACGCCGAGTCCAACTCGCTCTACTACACCCGCGAGTTCACCAAGGGTCGCAAGGTCGTCAAAAAAGACGATGCGATGAACCGTCTTTATTCGATCGAGAGCGGTTTCTCGCTCGTTGGTTCGATGGCTGATCACCGCCTGCGTCTCGCGAGCAGCCACATGCTGGCCTTCGCCGCCGCACTGGCCGGCAAGGTGAGCGGTGACTCGACGTTTGATGCCCTTTCACAGGGTCTCAATTTCAAGGATCAGGACAAATGGCTCGATGCCTGCGCCGCCGACCTCCGCGCCCACAAGGGTGAGAGTGTCATCATCGCCGGCAGCCATCTGCCTCCGCAGGTTCACGCCATCGCCTATGCGTTGAACGTAGTCCTCGGCAACGTGGGTAAGACGGTCGACTTCGTCGCGATCCCCGCTGGCAACACCGCGACCATCTCCACGCTCGCCTCCGCCATGAAAGCCGGCTCCGTCAAGACGCTGGTCATCCTCGGCGGCAATCCCGTCTATGATGCGCCCGCCGATCTCGGTTTTGCCGAGTTGATCAAGAGCGTGCCCGATGTTGTTCGCTACGGCTACTACGTTGACGAGACCTCGGTCGTCTCCGGCACGCATATCCACGCCGCTCATTATCTCGAGTCGTGGGGCGACGCCCGCACGGCCGATGGCACCATCGTGCCGGTTCAGCCGATGATTCAGCCCCTGTTCAACGGTCTCACTGAGATCGAAGTTCTGGCCCGCATCTCAGGCGAAAGCGTAACCGATCCTTACACACAGGTTTACAACACCATCACGACCCTCATCGGTGGTGGCAACGCCGACCATGTGTTCCGCCAGTTCCTTCACGACGGCGTGCTTCAAGGCACCGCTTACAAGAAGTCGATCGTGCGCTTCAACGCCGGTGGCCTCGCCCCGATCTTCGCCCTCGCGCCGAAGTTCACCGAGCTCTCCGCTGAAAACCTCGAAGTGCGTTTCACCTTCGACGCGAAGGTCGATGACGGCCGCTTCGCCAACAACGGCTGGCTGCAGGAGTGCCCTGATCCGATCACCAAGATCTCTTGGGACAACGCCATCCTGATCAGCCCGCGCCTCGGCAAACACCTTAAGATCGATCCGGAAGGCTCCGTCCTCCAGGTCGCTCGTAAGGAAAATGCCCACTTCAAGCAGGGCAAGGAGCAGGCCTTCATCGGTGAAGTCACCCTTAACGGTGTCACCGTCCGTGGTCCTCTGCACATCCAGCCGGGTCTTTCCAACTTCACGATCGTCCTCCCGCTCGGCTACGGTCGCACGGTTTCCGGTCGCGTGGGCAAGGGAGTCGGCCACAACTTCTACCCGCTGCGCACGACCAGCGGCATGGCCTTCGCCACCGGCGCCACGCTCAAGGTCACGTCGGAAGTCTACGCCCTCGCCAACACCCAGGAACACTGGTCGATGGAAGGTCGCGAAATCGTCCGCGAAGAAAACTTCAAGGAAGACGGCACCACCGATCTCGGTTTCGTCAACAAGTTCGGCACCGAGTCTCACGCCCCGTCCAACCTCGGCGAAGAAGACTCCATTCAGGCTCTCGCCGCGTTGTCCCCCGAGGATCGCGCCAAGCGCAAGGCGATCATCGCCGTCGAGACGCCGCGCGGTCAGTCGCTCTACGATCACCCTGATTTCAAGGGCACCCACCAGTGGGGTATGTCGATCGATCTCAACACGTGCATCGGCTGCAACGCCTGTATCATCGCGTGCCAGGCCGAGAACAACATCCCCATCGTCGGCAAGGACCAGGTCCTCCGCGGTCGTGAGATGCACTGGATCCGCCTCGATCGCTACTACTCCGATGGCAACATCGAAGGTGCGGCGTTCGGTGGCGAAGGCAACAAAGTCATCCCCGAGGATCCGCAAGTTTCCCTCCAGCCCGTGGCCTGCCAACACTGCGAACTCGCCCCGTGCGAAATCGTGTGCCCGGTCAATGCCACAGTCCATGATGACGATGGCCTCAACACGATGGCCTACAACCGTTGCATCGGCACGCGTTACTGCGCGAACAACTGCCCTTACAAGGTTCGCCGTTTCAACTTCTTCGACTGGAACAAGCGTTCCATCGACGAGCTTTACATGGGACCGCTCGGCCAGTCCGGCATGCCCGAACTCGTCAAGATGGTGAAGAACCCGGACGTCACCGTGCGTATGCGCGGCGTGATGGAGAAGTGCACCTATTGCGTGCAGCGTATCCAGCAGGCCAAGATCAAGCAGAAGGTGAAGGCCGGTGCCTCCAGCGACGTCGAGATTCCCGACGGCACGATCAAGACGGCCTGCCAACAGGTTTGCCCTGTCGATGGCGTCAGCTTCGGCAATATCAAGGATCCGACCAGCGCTGTCTCCAAGGCCAAGGCTCAGGAGCAGGATTACGCGCTCCTCGGTTACCTCAATGTGCGCCCCCGCACCACCTACCTCGGCAAGCTGCGCAACCCGAATCCGGCGATGCCCGATTACGCTGCGCTCCCGCTCAGCCGCACCGAATACGAAAAGAAGAACAACCCGCACTTTGGCCACGAGCCCGCCCACGGTGGCGAGTCCGGTCACGGTGAACACGCCCCGGAGGGCGAGAAGAAGGAAGGCCACTCCTCTTTCTTCAAAGGTAACAAGCTCTTCGGAGGACTCAGCTAA
- a CDS encoding DUF3341 domain-containing protein yields MSAKSYGLIATFETTPSVYHAAEQVRDAGYKNWDCITPFPVHGLDKAMGLGRSKVPRFSLCGGILGFTTGMSLIIYTSYFNYPLIVGGKPYFSPLFAFPVSYELTILFTAFATIGGMLFLNGLPMHYHPVLKSDKILSGMDDKFHIVIESSDPKFNLAQTKALLEKAGGKDIQELEA; encoded by the coding sequence ATGTCTGCAAAATCTTACGGCCTGATCGCCACCTTCGAGACCACTCCTTCCGTTTACCACGCGGCGGAGCAGGTGCGCGATGCCGGCTACAAAAACTGGGACTGCATCACGCCGTTCCCTGTCCACGGACTCGACAAGGCCATGGGCCTTGGACGTTCCAAAGTTCCTCGTTTCTCGCTGTGCGGCGGCATCCTCGGTTTCACCACCGGTATGTCCCTGATCATCTACACGAGCTACTTCAACTATCCGTTGATTGTGGGCGGCAAGCCCTACTTCAGCCCGTTGTTCGCCTTCCCGGTGTCCTACGAGCTCACCATTCTTTTCACCGCGTTCGCGACCATCGGCGGCATGTTGTTCCTCAACGGCCTCCCGATGCATTACCACCCGGTGCTTAAGAGCGACAAAATCCTCTCCGGCATGGACGACAAATTTCACATCGTGATCGAGTCCAGCGACCCCAAATTTAACCTCGCCCAGACCAAGGCCCTGCTCGAGAAGGCCGGCGGCAAAGACATCCAGGAGCTGGAAGCCTAA
- a CDS encoding cbb3-type cytochrome c oxidase subunit I yields MAKDPSPSSELTPERASPHSAEAPVIDASLRTPLVVLIGSALVWLLIASVLGLVSAWKLHTPAFLDSCEFLTYGRIQPAQSNAFIYGWSFNAAFAVSLWLMARLSRGALPGCGVLLIGTLFWNAGVTLGIGGILTGFSTSIEWLELPGFATPLLLVAYALIAAWTLVVFRAGRSHEIYASQWYIFAALFWFPWIYSIAQVMLVFSPVRGTVQSVVQAWFASNLFLLWFASIALAAIYYFLPKLLLKPVSNYYLASLSFWWFAVFGSWAGISRLIGGPVPAWVQTVGAAASFMLIVPLVILWMNFFGTLSNRWSSLKGDITLRFMGFGIVAFMLVLAVWVLGALHGVAAITQFTYVTVAEAQLGLYGFFSMVVFGALYYIVPRVLNTSWASKPLIGLHFTASAVGVVLLVGSLAVGGISQGRLLADASVAFADVTKATQPYLFAANIALVILAVGQLAFALNFFWTLGRAAAPAVRSAKDLLSVQPEAAR; encoded by the coding sequence ATGGCCAAAGATCCCAGTCCCTCCTCCGAGCTGACGCCCGAACGCGCCTCCCCGCATTCGGCCGAAGCCCCTGTCATTGACGCTTCGCTGCGCACTCCGCTGGTCGTTCTCATCGGCTCCGCGCTTGTGTGGCTGCTGATCGCCAGCGTGCTCGGCCTCGTGTCGGCGTGGAAACTCCACACTCCCGCGTTTCTCGATAGCTGCGAATTTCTGACTTACGGCCGCATCCAGCCTGCGCAAAGCAACGCCTTTATCTACGGCTGGAGCTTCAACGCCGCGTTCGCAGTCAGCCTCTGGCTCATGGCCCGCCTTTCGCGCGGCGCGCTGCCCGGCTGCGGCGTGCTCTTGATTGGCACCTTGTTCTGGAATGCCGGCGTCACCCTCGGCATCGGTGGCATCCTGACGGGCTTCTCCACCTCCATTGAATGGCTCGAACTGCCCGGTTTCGCGACGCCGCTCCTCCTCGTTGCCTACGCCTTGATTGCCGCCTGGACCCTGGTGGTTTTCCGCGCCGGTCGTTCCCATGAGATTTACGCGTCGCAATGGTATATCTTTGCCGCGCTGTTTTGGTTCCCTTGGATCTACTCCATCGCGCAGGTGATGTTGGTGTTCTCGCCCGTGCGCGGCACCGTTCAGTCGGTTGTGCAGGCTTGGTTCGCCTCGAACTTGTTTCTGCTCTGGTTCGCCTCGATCGCACTGGCGGCCATCTATTATTTTCTGCCCAAGCTGCTCCTTAAGCCGGTCTCCAACTACTACCTCGCTTCCCTCAGCTTCTGGTGGTTCGCCGTGTTTGGCAGCTGGGCCGGTATCTCCCGCCTGATCGGCGGACCGGTTCCCGCTTGGGTGCAAACCGTGGGTGCGGCCGCCAGCTTCATGCTCATCGTGCCCTTGGTCATTCTTTGGATGAACTTCTTTGGCACGCTTTCCAACCGCTGGTCCTCGCTCAAAGGTGACATCACCCTTCGTTTCATGGGCTTTGGCATCGTGGCGTTCATGCTCGTGCTCGCCGTCTGGGTTCTGGGTGCTCTCCACGGCGTCGCCGCCATTACGCAGTTCACCTATGTCACCGTCGCCGAGGCGCAACTCGGCCTCTATGGCTTCTTCAGCATGGTCGTGTTTGGTGCCCTCTATTACATCGTGCCCCGCGTGCTCAACACCTCGTGGGCCAGCAAGCCGCTGATCGGTCTCCATTTCACGGCGTCCGCGGTCGGTGTGGTGCTGCTCGTCGGTTCGCTCGCTGTCGGTGGTATCAGCCAGGGTCGTCTGCTGGCCGATGCGAGCGTCGCCTTTGCCGACGTGACCAAGGCAACGCAGCCCTACCTTTTTGCCGCTAACATTGCCTTGGTGATTCTGGCCGTCGGCCAGCTTGCCTTTGCCCTTAACTTCTTCTGGACCCTGGGCCGTGCCGCTGCTCCCGCCGTGCGCTCTGCCAAAGACCTGCTGTCCGTCCAACCGGAGGCCGCCCGATGA
- a CDS encoding c-type cytochrome: MRYVYLIIFFVVVLSVSILGFRGSLSTRSPLEVFPDMDHQAKYKPQAESKFFADGRADRPRAAGTVAYGRTVDAPDAHFLKADTVLFEGKDSKGAWVAGYPSAVTIDPSKLLERGQDRYTIYCAPCHGAVGDGNGITKQYGMGATPTYHDERLRTVANGELFNVITHGKGNMLSYADKLSAEDRWAVIAYVRALQRAAHATAADVPPGHKSELGIK; this comes from the coding sequence ATGCGTTACGTTTATCTCATCATCTTCTTCGTCGTGGTGCTGTCGGTTTCCATCCTCGGATTCCGCGGCTCCCTCTCGACTCGTTCGCCGCTTGAGGTGTTCCCCGACATGGATCACCAGGCCAAATACAAGCCGCAGGCCGAGTCCAAGTTCTTCGCCGACGGCCGTGCCGATCGCCCCCGTGCCGCCGGCACGGTTGCGTATGGTCGCACCGTCGATGCCCCCGACGCTCATTTCCTCAAGGCCGACACCGTCCTGTTCGAAGGCAAGGATTCCAAGGGTGCCTGGGTCGCCGGTTATCCGTCCGCGGTGACCATCGATCCTTCCAAGCTCCTTGAGCGCGGCCAGGATCGTTACACCATCTACTGCGCACCCTGCCACGGTGCGGTCGGCGATGGTAATGGCATCACCAAACAATACGGTATGGGCGCCACGCCCACCTACCACGACGAGCGTCTTCGCACCGTCGCCAACGGCGAACTTTTCAACGTCATCACCCACGGCAAGGGCAACATGCTTTCCTATGCGGACAAACTTTCCGCTGAAGATCGCTGGGCGGTCATCGCCTACGTCCGCGCCCTCCAGCGCGCCGCCCACGCCACCGCCGCGGATGTTCCCCCCGGCCATAAATCCGAGCTTGGTATCAAATGA
- a CDS encoding cbb3-type cytochrome c oxidase subunit II, producing the protein MNRAPFIFLGVFCALAFSFVGLVLTNQLTYGSFTTHVDEDEGKAFPLQSPGLAAQGKLVYQDLGCVACHTQQVRRPGFGSDTGEGSRGWGERQSVARDYLRESRVLIGSQRVGPDLRNFAARKNAAGTEPTAESLYHYLFDPTLVSKDSAMPRYAFLFKSQQILGEPSTKALKLTGTHAAQPGYEIVPTARGEALVAYLLSLKDTYAYPETKNVYTPPAPQKKAGAPHGETKVEEKKEGHQ; encoded by the coding sequence ATGAATCGCGCTCCCTTTATCTTCCTCGGCGTTTTTTGCGCCCTCGCATTCTCCTTCGTCGGCCTCGTGCTGACCAACCAGCTTACCTACGGCTCCTTCACGACCCACGTCGATGAAGACGAGGGCAAGGCCTTCCCGCTGCAGTCCCCCGGTCTCGCCGCGCAAGGCAAGCTGGTCTATCAAGACCTCGGTTGCGTCGCGTGCCACACCCAGCAAGTCCGCCGTCCCGGTTTCGGTTCCGACACCGGTGAAGGCAGCCGTGGTTGGGGCGAACGCCAGAGCGTGGCCCGCGACTACTTGCGCGAGTCCCGCGTTCTCATTGGTTCGCAACGCGTGGGTCCCGACCTCCGTAATTTCGCTGCCCGTAAAAACGCCGCCGGCACCGAGCCGACCGCCGAGTCGCTTTATCACTACCTCTTCGATCCCACGCTTGTTTCGAAGGATTCGGCCATGCCCCGCTACGCTTTCCTCTTCAAGTCGCAGCAGATCCTCGGCGAGCCCTCCACCAAGGCGCTCAAGCTGACCGGCACTCACGCGGCCCAGCCCGGCTACGAAATTGTTCCCACCGCCCGCGGCGAAGCACTCGTTGCCTATCTGCTGAGCCTCAAGGACACCTACGCGTATCCCGAGACCAAGAACGTTTACACGCCTCCCGCGCCCCAGAAGAAAGCCGGCGCCCCCCACGGAGAGACCAAGGTTGAAGAAAAGAAGGAGGGCCACCAATGA
- a CDS encoding DUF7684 family protein, whose amino-acid sequence MSRQLYITSCHERPFRFVPPPIYEDYALLLVVVANDVTPEEQTSISRQIIASRARYVAAWGHECSTWDCSVDCAFLETDPNFTPPDEKFVMTTWHDKESLDNAFEFLWLCGMIDDGYPDAVCVFILGGDLRTEFQVRRAAVNLNISGIK is encoded by the coding sequence ATGAGTCGGCAATTATACATCACAAGCTGCCACGAGCGCCCATTCCGTTTCGTGCCACCACCGATTTATGAAGATTACGCATTACTGCTAGTTGTAGTTGCCAACGATGTTACGCCGGAAGAGCAGACTAGTATTTCCAGGCAGATTATCGCATCACGGGCGCGCTATGTTGCAGCATGGGGACACGAATGCAGCACTTGGGATTGCTCAGTCGATTGTGCTTTTCTAGAGACAGATCCTAATTTTACACCACCAGATGAGAAGTTTGTCATGACGACTTGGCACGACAAAGAATCGCTTGATAACGCATTCGAATTTCTCTGGCTATGCGGAATGATTGATGACGGATATCCCGATGCTGTTTGTGTATTTATATTAGGCGGCGATTTGAGGACGGAATTCCAAGTTCGACGCGCCGCCGTAAATCTCAATATTTCTGGAATAAAATGA
- the nrfD gene encoding NrfD/PsrC family molybdoenzyme membrane anchor subunit, whose translation MAAHAHSTAAQPAILNEVKPTPFPRATLVENNRSFGWVTDKISGIIEGKTPTWWWVCFVLACCVASFTVAGITYLVSTGVGVWGHANPVNWAWDIVNFVFWIGIGHAGTLISAILCLLRQKWRTSINRAAEAMTIFAVVCAGIFPVFHVGRVWFAWYLFPIPNSNDIWQNYRSPLEWDVFAVSTYGTVSVLFWYVGLLPDLAVLRDRFFKAGNKVRSFCYGFFALGWRGSNRHWSNYEMAYLILAGVSTPLVLSVHTIVSFDFAVSLLPGWHTTIFPPYFVAGAIFSGFGMVLTLMLPLRAIYGLQDLITQYHIDCMCKIVLATGTIVGYAYGMEFFIAWYGANPNEGFAFINRAFGHYAWAYWIMISCNVITPQFFWFKKVRENTSFVWILSIFVNVGMWFERFVIIVTSLARDFLPSSWGYYSPSIVEIFTFFGTFGVFSVLFLLFIRFLPVMPMAEIKSVMPQADVHGHDDHGTDALAKAHH comes from the coding sequence ATGGCCGCCCACGCACATTCCACCGCCGCCCAGCCGGCCATCCTTAACGAGGTCAAACCGACTCCGTTCCCCCGCGCCACTCTGGTTGAAAACAACCGGAGCTTTGGCTGGGTGACGGACAAGATCTCCGGTATCATCGAAGGCAAGACCCCCACGTGGTGGTGGGTCTGCTTCGTCCTCGCCTGCTGCGTGGCGTCCTTCACGGTCGCCGGCATCACCTACCTCGTTTCGACGGGCGTCGGTGTCTGGGGCCACGCCAACCCGGTCAACTGGGCCTGGGACATCGTGAACTTCGTGTTCTGGATCGGTATCGGTCACGCCGGCACGCTGATCTCCGCGATCTTGTGCTTGCTGCGCCAGAAGTGGCGCACCTCGATCAATCGCGCCGCCGAGGCCATGACGATTTTTGCCGTGGTTTGCGCCGGTATCTTCCCGGTGTTCCACGTCGGTCGCGTCTGGTTCGCTTGGTATCTGTTCCCGATCCCGAACAGCAACGACATCTGGCAGAACTATCGTTCGCCGCTCGAGTGGGACGTGTTCGCCGTCTCGACCTACGGAACGGTGTCCGTGCTGTTCTGGTATGTCGGTCTGCTCCCTGACTTGGCCGTCCTCCGCGACCGCTTCTTCAAAGCCGGCAACAAGGTTCGCTCGTTCTGCTACGGTTTCTTCGCCCTCGGCTGGCGCGGTTCCAACCGCCATTGGAGCAACTACGAGATGGCTTACCTGATCCTGGCCGGCGTTTCCACGCCGCTGGTGCTCTCGGTGCATACCATCGTGTCGTTCGACTTTGCCGTGTCGCTACTCCCGGGCTGGCACACCACGATCTTCCCTCCTTACTTCGTGGCCGGCGCTATTTTCTCCGGCTTCGGCATGGTGCTCACGCTGATGCTCCCGCTGCGCGCCATTTATGGTCTGCAGGACCTGATCACGCAGTATCACATCGACTGTATGTGTAAGATCGTTTTGGCGACGGGCACTATCGTGGGTTACGCCTACGGCATGGAGTTCTTCATCGCTTGGTATGGTGCGAACCCGAACGAAGGCTTCGCTTTCATCAACCGTGCCTTCGGCCACTACGCTTGGGCCTACTGGATCATGATCAGCTGCAACGTCATCACGCCGCAGTTCTTCTGGTTCAAGAAAGTCCGCGAGAACACCTCGTTCGTCTGGATTCTTTCGATCTTCGTCAACGTCGGCATGTGGTTCGAGCGCTTCGTGATCATCGTCACGTCGCTGGCTCGCGACTTCCTCCCGTCCTCGTGGGGTTACTACAGCCCCTCGATCGTCGAAATCTTCACCTTCTTCGGCACCTTCGGCGTATTCAGCGTGTTGTTCCTCCTGTTCATCCGCTTCCTGCCCGTGATGCCTATGGCCGAAATCAAATCCGTCATGCCGCAGGCCGACGTCCATGGTCACGACGACCACGGGACCGACGCCCTCGCCAAGGCCCACCACTAA
- a CDS encoding cytochrome c3 family protein → MSKLFPKSANKLPLQIILLVFVLGGIVTAGTTYYATNKYINVGYAPVQPVPFSHALHAGQLGIDCRYCHVGVDKSATSSIPAAQTCMNCHNQVKTDSPLLQVVRDSYASGDPVPWVKIHQAPDYVYFNHSVHITRGISCVECHGKINEMDVVHQAKPLSMGFCLECHRAPEKFIRDPKLVTNLDWKHPEGAEGQLRDGKKFVHDWNIKPPQSCSGCHR, encoded by the coding sequence CCAAACTCTTTCCCAAATCGGCCAACAAGCTCCCGCTGCAGATCATCCTTCTGGTGTTCGTGCTCGGTGGCATCGTGACGGCTGGAACGACCTACTACGCGACCAACAAGTATATCAATGTTGGTTACGCTCCGGTGCAGCCCGTGCCGTTCAGCCATGCGCTGCACGCCGGTCAGCTCGGCATCGACTGCCGCTATTGCCACGTTGGCGTGGACAAGAGCGCGACCTCGTCGATCCCCGCCGCGCAGACGTGCATGAACTGTCATAATCAGGTCAAGACCGACAGCCCGCTGCTGCAGGTCGTGCGTGACAGCTACGCCTCCGGCGATCCGGTGCCTTGGGTGAAGATCCACCAGGCCCCCGATTACGTTTACTTCAACCACTCCGTGCACATCACTCGCGGCATCTCCTGCGTGGAGTGCCATGGCAAGATCAACGAAATGGATGTCGTTCACCAGGCCAAGCCCCTCTCGATGGGCTTCTGCTTGGAGTGCCACCGTGCCCCTGAAAAATTTATCCGTGATCCTAAACTCGTCACCAATCTCGACTGGAAGCACCCCGAGGGTGCCGAAGGCCAACTCCGTGACGGCAAGAAGTTCGTTCACGATTGGAACATCAAACCTCCGCAAAGCTGCTCCGGCTGCCATCGCTGA